From Rhodothermales bacterium, a single genomic window includes:
- a CDS encoding FeoB small GTPase domain-containing protein, translating to MEARGHPVPTIVVVGYAGSGKTTLCRALVARAGQSHMRFRELPATTMLTPNTEGERVVYDILLGREQSPPDAIVLTIDTLQVQQQLYLLSQVIDLRLPVVVALTMGDRAARIGVAIQHELLAGLLDVVVVPVHPAEGSGLEQLKRAIEEALSTKRASRQLHWRPSMGLADAYNHLDQKWIFTHLKLHAGARLIEGLRLLSSPRAAEEYVHTPGHAALVATLEEARAKLEARQENWTLAEVLQRHNWATQIAGQVIKHTLPERRMDRLMLRFRAAPAWLGWASIGAAALLGGLALYYVLGR from the coding sequence ATGGAAGCACGCGGCCATCCTGTGCCAACTATCGTCGTGGTCGGCTACGCCGGCAGCGGCAAGACCACGTTGTGTCGGGCGCTCGTGGCCCGGGCGGGGCAATCGCACATGCGCTTCCGGGAACTGCCGGCGACCACGATGCTCACCCCCAATACGGAGGGCGAGCGCGTGGTGTACGATATCCTGCTCGGCCGCGAGCAATCCCCCCCTGACGCCATCGTCCTTACGATCGATACGCTCCAGGTGCAGCAGCAGTTGTATCTCCTCAGCCAGGTGATCGACCTCCGGCTGCCCGTCGTCGTCGCCCTCACGATGGGGGACCGCGCGGCGCGGATCGGGGTGGCCATCCAGCACGAACTACTGGCCGGCTTGCTGGACGTGGTGGTCGTGCCCGTGCACCCGGCGGAAGGAAGCGGCCTTGAACAGCTGAAACGCGCCATCGAAGAGGCCCTATCGACGAAACGCGCCTCCAGGCAACTGCACTGGCGCCCCTCGATGGGCCTCGCCGACGCCTACAATCACCTGGATCAGAAGTGGATCTTTACCCATCTGAAGCTGCACGCCGGCGCACGGCTCATCGAAGGGCTCCGCCTGCTGTCTTCTCCCCGCGCGGCGGAAGAATACGTCCACACCCCGGGGCACGCGGCGCTCGTCGCCACGCTCGAAGAGGCCCGGGCGAAACTGGAGGCGCGCCAGGAGAACTGGACCCTCGCCGAGGTGCTGCAACGGCACAACTGGGCCACCCAGATCGCCGGACAGGTGATCAAACATACGCTCCCGGAACGCCGGATGGATCGCCTCATGCTGCGGTTCCGCGCGGCGCCGGCGTGGTTGGGCTGGGCCTCGATCGGGGCCGCGGCCCTTCTGGGCGGGCTAGCGCTGTATTATGTGTTGGGGCGCTAA
- a CDS encoding DUF3857 domain-containing protein, with the protein MKCILFATLSLVLILPSASGQAPSFKWGDVRAADLEMTHYPADSNAVALILAEQGRTSVDEQGRVEFRLFRRIKFLSAAAYDAWGTVQLSYWTGKDFPQSLDKLRAQTVKLGPNGKVVEQAVSKKDFFKEKVSDTVTSSRFTFPALEPGVVLEYEYVLSSESPQHVPDWYFQHDEPTLWSEYMVTFHPRFGFVRVTNVPAFDVETSKVLTRQEGALQEVRWAMKDLPALRAEPYTTTLEDYRARIRFQLSSYVMPGQGIIPIMKTWDALAEELRTDANFGQQLNPTGDVRDLAARITAGLTTPREKMEAIHAYVRQSVTWNSEYGFLSDVGDLDTVLRRHTGSVPDLAFLLIALLRAVDIDADPVLISTRGNGAVEKGYPLYSQFDYVIAHAVVGGASVLLDATEPLAGHGLLPLRALNGQGWLVRDQSQTWIEVASPARHARQVTIKGHLDETGALTATFLSEDGGYAGLERRNALAEAPDEASFFQTQVFEERPGIAIDSIRIERADSLDKSMRLSASLEVEGYGQAAGDFIYLSPYQFERLTENPLRPPTRSFPVDFGYPSDLVYTLELALPEGFRVQETPQNMNLRLPENGGSFSVRSEEVDGVFKLQSRLVLSQPRYAPRAYVGLREFMDRVVAAHAEQVVLQRTDGQ; encoded by the coding sequence ATGAAGTGCATCCTGTTCGCCACTCTCAGCCTCGTTCTGATTCTGCCCTCCGCCTCCGGTCAGGCCCCGAGCTTTAAATGGGGGGATGTCCGCGCCGCGGACCTGGAGATGACCCATTATCCGGCGGATTCCAACGCCGTCGCCCTGATTCTCGCCGAACAAGGGCGAACCAGCGTGGATGAACAGGGCCGCGTGGAGTTTCGGCTCTTCCGACGCATCAAATTCCTCTCCGCAGCCGCCTATGACGCGTGGGGAACGGTTCAGCTCAGCTACTGGACCGGGAAAGACTTCCCCCAGTCGCTGGACAAGTTGCGCGCGCAGACCGTCAAGCTGGGGCCAAATGGCAAGGTGGTGGAGCAGGCGGTGTCAAAAAAAGACTTCTTCAAGGAGAAGGTGAGCGATACGGTTACGTCCTCGCGCTTCACGTTCCCGGCACTTGAGCCCGGCGTCGTGCTGGAGTATGAGTATGTGCTTTCGTCCGAAAGCCCCCAACACGTGCCGGATTGGTACTTCCAACACGACGAGCCGACGCTGTGGTCCGAGTACATGGTCACCTTCCATCCCCGCTTCGGCTTTGTACGGGTGACGAATGTGCCGGCATTCGACGTCGAAACGAGTAAGGTGCTTACCCGTCAGGAGGGCGCCTTGCAGGAAGTGCGCTGGGCGATGAAGGACCTGCCGGCGCTCCGCGCCGAGCCGTACACAACGACACTGGAGGACTACCGCGCGCGCATCCGTTTTCAGCTCTCCAGCTATGTAATGCCCGGCCAGGGCATCATCCCGATCATGAAGACCTGGGACGCGCTGGCGGAGGAGCTACGCACGGACGCGAACTTCGGCCAGCAGCTCAATCCCACCGGCGACGTACGCGACCTCGCCGCGCGGATCACGGCCGGCCTGACGACCCCCAGGGAGAAAATGGAGGCAATCCACGCCTATGTGCGTCAGTCGGTGACGTGGAACAGCGAATATGGATTTCTGAGCGATGTCGGGGACCTGGACACCGTGCTCCGACGCCACACCGGCTCCGTCCCGGACCTCGCGTTTCTGCTGATCGCGCTCCTCCGGGCGGTGGATATCGACGCGGATCCAGTGCTCATCAGCACGCGCGGCAATGGGGCGGTGGAGAAGGGGTATCCGCTCTACTCTCAGTTCGACTATGTGATCGCGCATGCCGTGGTGGGGGGCGCCTCGGTGCTGCTCGACGCCACGGAGCCGCTGGCCGGCCACGGCCTCCTGCCCCTGCGAGCCTTGAACGGACAGGGCTGGCTCGTCCGAGATCAGTCGCAGACATGGATCGAAGTGGCCTCGCCGGCCCGGCATGCACGGCAGGTGACGATCAAAGGGCATCTCGATGAGACGGGCGCCCTGACGGCTACGTTCCTCTCGGAAGACGGAGGATACGCCGGCCTGGAGCGTCGGAACGCCCTGGCGGAAGCGCCGGACGAGGCATCGTTCTTTCAGACGCAGGTCTTTGAGGAACGCCCCGGTATCGCGATCGACTCGATCCGGATCGAGCGGGCGGATAGCCTGGACAAGTCCATGCGGCTTTCGGCCTCGCTTGAGGTGGAGGGCTACGGCCAGGCCGCCGGCGATTTTATCTACCTCAGTCCCTACCAGTTCGAACGACTCACGGAGAACCCGTTGCGCCCCCCCACGCGGTCCTTTCCGGTCGACTTCGGGTATCCCAGCGATCTTGTGTATACCCTCGAACTGGCGCTGCCCGAGGGGTTTCGCGTCCAGGAAACGCCACAAAACATGAACCTGCGACTTCCGGAAAATGGAGGCTCGTTCAGCGTCCGCTCCGAAGAGGTGGATGGCGTGTTTAAACTCCAGTCGCGGCTGGTGTTGTCGCAGCCGCGGTATGCGCCGCGTGCGTACGTCGGTTTGAGAGAGTTCATGGACCGGGTGGTGGCGGCCCACGCGGAACAGGTCGTCCTCCAACGCACCGACGGGCAGTAG